One Halogeometricum sp. S1BR25-6 DNA segment encodes these proteins:
- a CDS encoding ribbon-helix-helix protein, CopG family codes for MSTDTDGPGDGDGDRMEKIDVRVPAAVLETVDEEYARRGYASRSEAIRDAIRDWLNPSPQLSEEMLVDLEESRKQRERGETVSAAEARERLGLSDVDEE; via the coding sequence ATGAGTACAGACACCGACGGACCGGGAGATGGCGATGGCGACCGGATGGAGAAAATCGATGTCCGCGTTCCCGCAGCAGTTCTTGAGACAGTTGACGAGGAGTACGCCCGGCGAGGATACGCCTCCCGTTCGGAGGCGATTCGAGACGCGATTCGAGATTGGTTGAACCCATCACCGCAGCTCTCCGAGGAGATGCTCGTCGACCTGGAAGAGAGTCGGAAGCAGCGGGAGCGGGGCGAGACGGTGTCTGCTGCCGAGGCCCGAGAACGACTTGGCCTCAGCGACGTCGACGAGGAATGA
- a CDS encoding type II toxin-antitoxin system RelE family toxin: MTDVEYTEQALEHLSGLEDHVADRVLNKVDEATEWTEHRLEHLSGYPYYKLRAGDYRAIITWDRENDVLVVEAVGHRRNVYDRHLPP, translated from the coding sequence ATGACGGACGTCGAATACACTGAACAGGCACTTGAGCACCTTTCAGGGCTTGAGGACCACGTCGCCGACCGCGTGCTGAACAAGGTTGACGAAGCGACCGAATGGACCGAGCACCGACTTGAACATCTCTCGGGCTATCCGTATTACAAACTCCGAGCCGGCGATTACCGGGCTATCATCACATGGGACCGCGAGAACGACGTCCTCGTCGTCGAGGCGGTTGGGCACCGCCGGAATGTGTACGACCGCCATCTTCCGCCATGA
- a CDS encoding ImmA/IrrE family metallo-endopeptidase gives MVTSNYSAVSFSETDTRHEEMHSTIEQWVEELVDDVDAAQASDEFQEWLNVQSRFHDYSHRNTLLIKRQCSEATKVAGYNTWRNEFDRHVQEGEQAIWIWAPIITTRCPKCENSPSYHEKIGCEYDETPSEEWSKGLVGFKPAAVFDVSQTEGEPLPELETAAFGDADDLVPVLKRAADELGVTVRIVDADDWEYGDAKGVCKQRNLHELTPVVEVKARANQADLAVTLIHEYAHALLHFDVDDEEERSKREVEAEAVAYIVGRYFGLDTSGSAFYLAAWQGDDSEVIQDRLGRISSTAQEIIGTVEEG, from the coding sequence ATGGTAACTAGTAACTACTCAGCGGTGTCGTTCAGTGAGACTGACACCCGACACGAGGAGATGCACAGTACGATTGAACAGTGGGTTGAGGAGCTCGTTGACGATGTCGATGCGGCGCAGGCCAGCGATGAGTTCCAAGAGTGGCTCAACGTCCAGAGTCGGTTCCACGACTACTCGCATCGCAACACGCTGCTCATCAAACGCCAGTGTTCCGAGGCGACAAAGGTCGCCGGTTACAACACCTGGCGGAATGAGTTCGACCGGCACGTCCAGGAGGGCGAACAGGCCATCTGGATCTGGGCACCGATCATCACCACGCGATGTCCCAAGTGTGAGAACTCGCCCAGCTACCACGAGAAAATCGGGTGTGAGTACGACGAGACACCATCCGAAGAGTGGTCGAAAGGCCTCGTCGGGTTCAAGCCAGCAGCAGTCTTCGACGTGTCCCAGACTGAGGGCGAACCGCTCCCTGAGCTGGAGACCGCAGCGTTTGGCGACGCTGACGATCTGGTGCCAGTGCTCAAAAGGGCAGCTGATGAACTCGGTGTAACAGTACGTATCGTCGACGCTGACGACTGGGAATACGGCGACGCGAAAGGCGTCTGCAAGCAACGAAATCTCCACGAGCTCACACCGGTCGTTGAGGTGAAAGCCCGGGCGAACCAAGCGGACCTTGCGGTCACGCTAATCCACGAGTACGCTCACGCACTGCTCCATTTCGACGTTGACGACGAGGAAGAACGATCCAAGCGCGAAGTCGAAGCGGAAGCCGTCGCGTACATCGTCGGTCGATATTTCGGACTCGACACAAGCGGGTCTGCGTTCTATCTCGCTGCATGGCAGGGTGATGACTCGGAGGTGATTCAAGACCGTCTCGGTCGTATCAGTTCCACTGCTCAGGAGATCATCGGCACAGTCGAGGAGGGCTGA
- a CDS encoding HNH endonuclease signature motif containing protein, with amino-acid sequence MFGGGDRYVETLDKILTFVDAHQPTTDELIGWHRGAFSNVSSRDSIMRRVSYLRQVGFLNQVDDQWTLGPAGEEYTSDYETETLFRIMCDRNVGLRSLLYELSVGPLTIEEISEQQLDTHPEQGWSRGQTDMAKQRANWLRSMGLVEKQSGAYELTAAGEQFVENAVEAWADTDWTSVAPDAELTASTYETVSYARAVDPEFRATVLSRYGATCPISGVDHAGLLDVAHVLPWSEYPDHRADLANVLPLSKIHHAAFDRELFTIDRDYRLRINPSFETQSDVLRQTIVDQAGKQIPLPSGGVDPSYFEQRNSALDWF; translated from the coding sequence ATGTTTGGTGGTGGGGATCGCTATGTCGAGACGTTAGACAAGATCCTCACGTTCGTCGACGCTCACCAACCGACGACGGACGAACTTATTGGGTGGCATCGTGGGGCGTTCAGCAACGTCTCGAGCCGCGACTCGATCATGCGACGAGTCAGCTACCTCAGGCAGGTCGGATTTCTGAATCAAGTTGATGACCAGTGGACACTTGGTCCGGCTGGTGAGGAATACACCTCAGATTACGAGACTGAAACTCTGTTTCGCATCATGTGCGATCGAAACGTGGGGCTTCGGAGTCTGCTATATGAATTATCAGTTGGGCCGCTCACTATCGAGGAGATCAGTGAGCAGCAACTGGATACACATCCAGAACAGGGATGGAGTCGTGGACAGACTGATATGGCCAAGCAACGGGCGAACTGGCTCCGTAGTATGGGTCTGGTTGAGAAACAGAGTGGTGCGTACGAACTGACGGCTGCGGGCGAGCAGTTCGTCGAAAATGCGGTCGAAGCATGGGCCGATACCGACTGGACATCCGTAGCCCCTGATGCCGAACTCACCGCAAGCACGTACGAAACGGTATCGTATGCTCGTGCCGTTGACCCAGAGTTTCGTGCGACTGTGCTTTCACGATACGGCGCGACCTGTCCGATCTCAGGCGTCGATCATGCCGGTCTGTTAGACGTGGCACACGTCCTCCCATGGAGTGAGTATCCGGACCACCGAGCTGATCTCGCGAACGTCCTTCCACTCAGCAAAATCCACCATGCGGCATTTGATAGGGAACTCTTCACTATCGATAGAGATTACAGACTTCGAATCAACCCCTCATTCGAGACGCAGAGCGACGTACTCAGACAAACGATTGTCGATCAGGCCGGTAAACAAATTCCCCTCCCTAGTGGGGGAGTCGACCCGAGTTACTTCGAGCAGCGTAACTCAGCGCTCGACTGGTTCTGA
- a CDS encoding tyrosine-type recombinase/integrase: protein MPTMDFDLQVARILKSIDESSEIHPANKRLIQKFHRDLLLDGINAARRQKLTSHLKIIAQHLGEKRFDALNREEITELVEWIHSRGSAPSTVSDYKQVVKQFYKWYNGGEEPETTKWIRRGPPTFRQILPRNLLSPDDVSRLIDACINDRDRAFIALLWETGARIGELIDLRVGDIEGDGSGKHVIVIGKTGARRLPLVESRLYLEQWLQTHPSLSAQAPLWCKLEQGTPDEQISYNYIRLRLLERARKRAGIDKPVNPHHFRHSRATHLANWLTEAQLCEWFGWVLGSKVPARYVHLSGRDIDNAYFALFANRRFDHLPMSEPVER, encoded by the coding sequence ATGCCCACGATGGATTTCGATTTACAGGTGGCACGAATACTGAAAAGCATAGACGAGTCATCTGAAATCCATCCGGCCAACAAGAGACTCATTCAAAAATTCCATCGTGACCTCTTGCTCGACGGGATTAACGCAGCAAGACGTCAGAAGCTCACTTCACACCTGAAAATTATCGCCCAACATCTGGGTGAGAAGCGATTTGACGCACTAAATCGCGAAGAGATTACAGAACTAGTCGAGTGGATACATAGCCGTGGCTCTGCACCGTCGACAGTCTCTGATTACAAGCAAGTCGTGAAGCAGTTTTACAAATGGTACAACGGGGGTGAGGAGCCAGAAACAACGAAATGGATACGGCGAGGACCACCCACGTTCCGTCAAATCCTTCCGCGAAATCTGCTCTCACCCGATGATGTCTCACGACTTATTGACGCCTGTATCAACGACCGAGATCGAGCGTTCATCGCGCTCCTCTGGGAGACTGGAGCACGAATTGGAGAGTTAATTGATCTACGTGTCGGTGATATCGAAGGCGATGGGTCTGGGAAACACGTTATCGTGATAGGGAAGACTGGTGCTCGACGGCTACCACTCGTGGAATCACGCCTGTACCTCGAACAGTGGTTACAGACGCATCCTTCGCTAAGCGCACAGGCCCCACTCTGGTGTAAACTTGAGCAGGGCACCCCAGACGAACAGATCAGTTACAACTATATCCGATTACGACTTCTCGAACGGGCACGAAAGCGAGCAGGTATCGACAAGCCGGTGAATCCACATCATTTCAGGCATAGTCGAGCGACACACCTTGCGAACTGGCTGACTGAAGCTCAACTCTGTGAGTGGTTTGGATGGGTGCTAGGGTCAAAAGTTCCAGCTCGGTACGTACATCTCTCCGGCCGGGATATCGACAATGCGTATTTCGCGTTATTCGCGAACCGACGATTCGATCATCTCCCTATGTCAGAACCAGTCGAGCGCTGA
- a CDS encoding GIY-YIG nuclease family protein encodes MKLSKADLWTTWLEDSLLEDIRSLERPDPVPFLTTADGNLTTTDALDRYRYGKNDGEYLYLIYLADEPINTPSDITPVYVGESRNIGTRIYQHYKKIRGALPVDDWEDDGSWGSFSKYDHIAAVREAAHSQLYVWILDVETLDGCPYGVETYRQELEAKLIGLIYAHPKCRRTMTNREFVPNRILHEIGLAGHDWLTTEPRKQGTADVPPRYDLLSDHNSKAELWTHWLERYVYPDFVDESTADPIPLFETDEQLQVALTDSGRLKRSDAVDERIRAEGRKCVHSGGVRDDGYEGLLYLMFQLADTDMSDRPAIVPRYIGKAEAYGKKNELSANFTEIAAERSSTRSFARWGDGNYWHVGELSMALFEDDTRKVPWASELFEQGTHRLQEPVYLWVKAWNQELQTGPYGYDAYLAEVEPQLIGVAQAAFPDRLLNKSDVPDDAPIKTTEFSFETVR; translated from the coding sequence ATGAAACTCTCAAAGGCTGATTTGTGGACTACATGGCTTGAGGATTCTTTACTTGAAGATATCCGCTCATTAGAGCGGCCAGATCCAGTGCCATTCTTGACGACGGCTGATGGGAATCTTACTACTACTGATGCACTCGATCGCTATCGGTATGGCAAGAACGACGGCGAATATCTGTATCTCATCTACTTAGCGGACGAGCCAATCAATACTCCCTCAGACATTACCCCCGTATACGTCGGCGAATCTCGAAATATCGGGACTCGAATCTACCAGCACTACAAGAAAATCCGTGGGGCTCTCCCAGTGGACGACTGGGAAGACGACGGTTCGTGGGGAAGCTTCTCGAAATACGACCACATCGCGGCAGTTCGCGAGGCGGCTCACTCACAGCTCTATGTCTGGATTCTGGACGTCGAGACGCTCGATGGGTGTCCATACGGTGTAGAAACCTACCGGCAGGAGCTTGAGGCGAAACTGATCGGGCTCATCTACGCTCACCCGAAGTGTCGGCGGACCATGACCAACCGAGAGTTCGTACCGAACCGGATCCTCCACGAAATCGGGCTCGCTGGACATGACTGGCTCACGACTGAGCCAAGAAAACAAGGGACAGCAGACGTGCCCCCTCGATATGATCTTCTCAGCGATCATAACTCGAAAGCCGAACTGTGGACCCACTGGCTCGAGAGATACGTCTATCCGGACTTTGTCGACGAATCGACGGCTGATCCGATACCACTATTCGAGACCGATGAACAGTTGCAGGTTGCGCTCACTGACTCTGGTCGGCTCAAACGTTCCGATGCCGTCGACGAGCGAATTCGCGCAGAGGGACGAAAATGCGTTCACTCCGGTGGAGTACGGGATGACGGCTATGAGGGATTACTCTATCTCATGTTCCAGCTCGCCGACACCGATATGAGTGACCGACCAGCGATCGTCCCCCGTTATATTGGGAAGGCGGAAGCGTACGGCAAGAAGAACGAACTGAGTGCGAATTTCACAGAAATCGCTGCTGAACGATCGAGCACCCGGAGCTTCGCTCGGTGGGGCGATGGGAACTACTGGCACGTCGGTGAGCTCTCGATGGCGCTGTTCGAAGATGATACGCGGAAGGTACCATGGGCGAGCGAGCTGTTTGAGCAGGGCACACACCGTCTCCAAGAACCGGTGTATCTCTGGGTGAAGGCGTGGAACCAGGAGCTGCAAACCGGGCCGTACGGTTACGATGCGTATCTCGCTGAGGTCGAACCACAGCTGATCGGCGTTGCTCAGGCCGCGTTTCCGGATCGATTACTGAACAAGAGCGATGTCCCCGACGACGCACCGATTAAGACAACCGAATTCTCCTTCGAGACAGTCCGATGA
- a CDS encoding DUF7389 domain-containing protein, whose protein sequence is MSDSKQQPSRAVELSSRGEHTNRTEYVERSDVGVSLTVKLTRGTGTRDQDKITAKVKAKTLEDAQEDMETLREYVHDLAEEVRQIQPGKEDE, encoded by the coding sequence ATGTCTGATTCAAAGCAACAACCAAGTCGAGCAGTTGAATTGTCGTCCAGGGGAGAACACACGAACCGAACCGAGTACGTTGAGCGAAGCGATGTCGGCGTCTCACTCACGGTGAAGCTGACTCGTGGTACGGGTACCCGCGATCAGGACAAGATCACTGCCAAAGTGAAGGCGAAAACGCTCGAAGACGCCCAGGAGGACATGGAGACGCTTCGAGAGTACGTTCACGATCTCGCCGAAGAGGTTCGCCAGATCCAACCGGGGAAGGAAGACGAGTAG